From a region of the Nyctibius grandis isolate bNycGra1 chromosome 10, bNycGra1.pri, whole genome shotgun sequence genome:
- the ZMYND10 gene encoding LOW QUALITY PROTEIN: zinc finger MYND domain-containing protein 10 (The sequence of the model RefSeq protein was modified relative to this genomic sequence to represent the inferred CDS: inserted 1 base in 1 codon; deleted 5 bases in 4 codons), giving the protein MTKLDGQVWLALLNLLLSPECQRKYHFDGFNKSQLLKLWLPCLDLSLFSLPLYGRSSRAFLTDILIDQLPNLVEMQRFLSHLAGQSPAPPKKDLVLEQVPVVWXHILKKNARKWEAIAKHQVKHVFSPTEEELKLQAHMWAQTYSLDMMEALAPDKPRCGCGGVEAAKRCSRCRNEWYCTRACQVQHWQKHKAACNLMAGAPRGVDDL; this is encoded by the exons ATGACCAAACTCGATGGGCAGGTGTGGCTTGCCCTCCtcaacctcctgctcagcccCGAATGCCAGCGCAAATACCACTTCGATGGCTTCAACAAGAGCCAGCTCCTCAAG CTCTGGCTCCCTTGTCTTGATCTTTCTctgttctctcttcccctctatGGCCGCAGCTCCCGTGCGTTCCTGACGGACATCCTCATTGACCAGCTGCCCAACCTGGTT GAGATGCAGAGATTTCTGAGCCACCTCGCTGGT CAGAGCCCAGCTCCTCCCAAAAAGGATCTCGTCCTGGAGCAG GTTCCCGTCGTCT ACCACATCCTCAAGAAAAACGCACGGAAGTGGGAGGCCATCGCCAAGCACCAGGTGAAGCACGTCTTCAGCCCCACCGAGGAGGAGCTGAAGCTCCAGGCACACAT GTGGGCACAGACCTACAGCCTGGACATGATGGAGGCTCTCGCCCCCGACAAGCCCCGATGC GGGTGTGGTGGTGTGGAGGCGGCCAAGCGGTGCTCTCGCTGCCGC AACGAGTGGTACTGCACACG GGCCTGCCAGGTCCAGCACTGGCAGAAGCACAAGGCTGCCTGCAACCTGATGGCCGGGGCGCCGCGGGGAGTGGATGACCTGTAA
- the RASSF1 gene encoding LOW QUALITY PROTEIN: ras association domain-containing protein 1 (The sequence of the model RefSeq protein was modified relative to this genomic sequence to represent the inferred CDS: deleted 2 bases in 2 codons) translates to MELIELRELQPEPRPGRGRLERTNALRISPARRPGPGAHPDPRLTAVPGAGHRFEPRRRGLHTWCDLCGDFVWGGGRKSLQCRHCSFTCHYRCRALVRLDCSGPPGAGDEDDGTEQALEKDTNVDEPSEWEKAELDQAQVEQRIKEYNSQINSNLFMSLNKDGSYTGFIKVQLKLVRPVSVPATKRVPSLQAGRPGPRAQGVKRRTSFYLPKGTVKHLHILSHTRASEVIDALLRKFTVIDNPRKFALFERSEKDEQRVVPRVYLRKLANEEQPLRLRLLAGPSEKVLSFVLKENETGEVNWDAFTLPELHNFLRILQREEEEHVRQLRHRYACCRQKMLEALATHTPG, encoded by the exons ATGGAGCTCATCGAGCTGCGGGAGCTGCAGCCGGagccgcggccgggccggggccgcctgGAGCGGACCAACGCCTTGCGCATCAGCCCGgcccgccggcccggccccggggcgcaCCCCGACCCGCGGCTGACGGCGGTACCGGGCGCCGGGCACCGTTTCGAGCCGCGGCGCCGCGGGCTCCACACCTGGTGCGATCTCTGCGGGGATTTCGTCTGGGGCGGCGGCAGGAAGAGCCTCCAGTGCCGCC acTGCAGCTTCACCTGCCACTACCGGTGCCGGGCCCTGGTGCGGCTGGACTGCAGCGGCCCCCCGGGCGCTGGCGACGAGGACGATGGCACCGAGCAGGCGCTGGAGAAGGACACCAACGTG GATGAGCCCAGCGAGTGGGAGAAGGCAGAGCTGGACCAGGCGCAGGTGGAGCAGCGGATCAAGGAGTACAACAGCCAGATCAACAGCAACCTCTTCATGAGCTTG AACAAGGACGGCTCCTACACCGGCTTCATCAAGGTGCAGCTGAAGCTGGTGCGCCCCGTCTCGGTGCCGGCCACCAAGCGGgtcccc tccctgcaggcggggcggccggggccaCGCGCCCAGGGGGTGAAGCGCCGCACGTCCTTCTACCTGCCCAAGGGGACCGTCAAGCACCTGCACATCCTCTCACACACCCGCGCCAGCGAGGTCATCGACGCCCTCCTCCGCAAGTTCACCGTCATCGACAACCCCCGCAAG TTCGCCCTCTTCGAGAGGTCCGAGAAGGATGAGCAAAGGGTAGTGCCCCGGG TGTACCTGCGGAAGCTGGCCAACGAGGAGCAGCCCCTGCGGCTGCGGCTGCTGGCCGGCCCCAGTGAGAAGGTGCTCAGCTTCGTCCTGAAGGAGAATGAGACCGGGGAGGTGAAC TGGGACGCCTTCACGCTGCCGGAGCTGCACAACTTCCTGCGCATCCTgcagcgggaggaggaggagcacgTGCGCCAGCTGCGGCACCGCTACGCCTGCTGCCGCCAGAAGATGCTGGAGGCACTGGCCACGCACACGCCAGGGTGA
- the TUSC2 gene encoding LOW QUALITY PROTEIN: tumor suppressor candidate 2 (The sequence of the model RefSeq protein was modified relative to this genomic sequence to represent the inferred CDS: deleted 1 base in 1 codon) translates to MGASSSKSRGLWPFASPAAGGGGAEAPGGQQALALARARAARAATPFVFTRRGSMYYDEDGDLAHEFYEETIVTKNGRKRAKLKRIHKNLIPQGIVKLEHPRIHVDFPVIICEV, encoded by the exons atGGGCGCCAGCAGCTCCAAGTCGCGGGGGCTGTGGCCCTTCGCctccccggcggcgggcggcggcggcgccgag GCCCCCGGCGGGCAGCAGGCCCTGGCCTTGGCCCGGGCGCGGGCCGCGCGCGCCGCCACCCCCTTCGTCTTCACACGCCGCGG CTCCATGTATTACGATGAGGATGGGGATCTTGCTCACGAGTTCTACGAGGAGACAATCGTTACCAAGAACGGGAGGAAGCGCGCCAAGCTGAAGAGGATCCACAAGAACCTGATACCTCAG GGCATAGTGAAACTAGAGCACCCTCGCATTCACGTGGATTTCCCGGTGATCATCTGCGAGGTGTGA